In Candidatus Latescibacter sp., the genomic window ACCGGCGGAAGGGACGACCTATCGGTTCGCCAAGGAGGACCGTAAACGTTTTCCCGATATCCTGCAGGCCGGAACTCCGGAAGCGCCCTATTATACCAATTCGAGCCAGCTCCCCGTGGGTTTCACCGACGATCCCTTCGAGGGGCTTTCTCACCAGGAAATCCTTCAGTGCAAGTACACCGGGGGAACAGTCTTCCATCTCTATATGAGTGAGCGTATATCCAGCGCCGAGATGTGCAAGAAGCTGGTGCGCCGATCCCTCGAGCGGTTCCGCGTCCCCTATATAACCATCACACCGGTATTTTCCATCTGTCCGCAGCACGGATACCTTCAGGGGCAGATCAAGTACTGTCCGAAGTGCGATGAGGTGCTGATAGAAAAGAAAAGCCGCGATATGGCATTGGATGATATACTGTGAAGAATACCTCACCCCTGTCCCCTCTCCTAGTCAGGAGAGGGGTAACTCATTGCTGGCTATGCTATTACCCTCTCCTGTATAGGAGAGGGTGGCCGAAGGCCGGGTGAGGTTTTGCCGAACTTGTTGCCGCTTCTCGGGAACGATGAAACCGTTTCGGCATCTATCTGTATAATAAACAACCGGTTTCTTAATAATATCACCATCATAAATTTACACAAACGAAGTACGATGGATTTGAAAAGGAGGTTTCATCATGGTACAGGCCTTTGTAGGAAATCATGCGATCACCGTTATCGATGAAGAGCGCCAGGTATGCGAAGTCTGGACACGGGTCATGGGATACTATCGCCCGGTCAGTGAATTCAATATCGGCAAGAAGAGCGAACATGCCGAACGTGCTCATTTCCAGGAGAAAAAAGCGGCTGTGTAGCTATAGGCCAAAAAAATATGGAACAGAAAAGCTTTTGGGATATTCCGGTGGCCGGGATTCAGGCCATGACTGCGATTGATTTTCCCGGCAGGCTGGCTTGCGTGCTCTTCACCCGTGGCTGCCCCTGGAAATGCAGGTACTGCCATAATGACAGCCTGCGGTTCCAGGGCGAGTGCATGCCCTGGGAGGAGATCGAGACATTTCTCCGGGAACGGGTTGGTTTCCTCGATGGAGTGGTCATTTCGGGAGGAGAGCCGACACTCCATCCTGAACTGCGCAGTCTCCTGGCCTGGATACGGGAACTGGGGTATGCCGTGGCCATCCATACCAACGGTTTCTATCCTGATATGCTCCGCCGCATTCTGAAAAAAAATCTGGTCGATTATGTGGCTATGGATATCAAAGCCCCGCCTGCCGCATATCAGCGTATCACCCAGACCGAGAACGCCTGTTTCGAAGTTTCGAGGAGCATAAGCGTCATTCTCGAATCCGGTGTGGATTACGAGTTCAGAACTACCTGGCACCCGTCGGTTTTATCGGAAAACGAGCTGATGGAAACCATGCGCACAGCGGCCAAAATCGGTATAAAAAAATATTACCTGCAGCAGTTCAACGGTCAGGGAGTATCGGACAGGGAACTTGTCGATGCGCCTTTCCGCTCATTTCCCCCGGCAATCCTCAGTGAAGCCCGCACGCTTTTCCCCGTTTTCGATGTACGGTAAATTACGTGAGCCTTTTGCAAAAGTCGTTTTTGAATGAAAAAATGATAAGTTTTTTTACTACAGCCCCCTATCCCTCTATCCCTTTCCCCCGGAGGGGGCAAGGGAAGTCATTGCTCCACAGTAGTTCCTGCCCCCTCCGGGGGAAGGATGTCCGAAGGACAGAAAGGGGGCTGCTTCAAATATCGACTTTTGCAAAAGGCTCAATTATTTTACGACATATATTATTCGCAAGTTTTCAAGGAAATTCCACTCATGCTCTCTCTCTTCAATATTGCTTTCCAAAACCGCTTCCTCTACACCTTTCATGGAAATCCCCTCTTTACAATCTCCATAGATGGTTATACATTACCTGTCACACGGTTCAGTTCAACATGTTTTATCCGAAATGTCTTCAACACTACGGATAAAACTCCATACGTTGTATATGGAGAAATTCCATTTCACGCTGAACCGATATAGCATAACAGGTTTGGAGAAATAGTAGATGTTAAAAACAGTTGATAAGTATTTAAACAATTCACCCAAATGGGCAATATTATTGGGTGCCG contains:
- a CDS encoding anaerobic ribonucleoside-triphosphate reductase activating protein, which encodes MEQKSFWDIPVAGIQAMTAIDFPGRLACVLFTRGCPWKCRYCHNDSLRFQGECMPWEEIETFLRERVGFLDGVVISGGEPTLHPELRSLLAWIRELGYAVAIHTNGFYPDMLRRILKKNLVDYVAMDIKAPPAAYQRITQTENACFEVSRSISVILESGVDYEFRTTWHPSVLSENELMETMRTAAKIGIKKYYLQQFNGQGVSDRELVDAPFRSFPPAILSEARTLFPVFDVR
- the nrdD gene encoding anaerobic ribonucleoside-triphosphate reductase, which translates into the protein MVQAFVGNHAITVIDEERQVCEVWTRVMGYYRPVSEFNIGKKSEHAERAHFQEKKAAV